A window of the Natronospira proteinivora genome harbors these coding sequences:
- the queC gene encoding 7-cyano-7-deazaguanine synthase QueC, with the protein MSAASPKPQGRAVVLLSGGLDSATVLAQAKADGFDAHAISFRYGQRHDAELKAAERVAEQLGAASHRTVGLDLGSLGGSALTDASLAVPEQPGTGIPVTYVPARNTVFLSIAMGWAEILDAEAIYIGVNAVDYSGYPDCRPAFIEAFQSLARVATKQGLEGRAPVIKTPLMAQSKAEIIRQGIDLGVDYGLTVSCYQADDSGRACGRCDACRFRRQGFEQAGIPDPTSYQTAS; encoded by the coding sequence ATGAGTGCTGCCTCACCCAAACCGCAGGGGAGGGCGGTGGTCCTGCTCTCCGGTGGGCTGGATTCCGCCACGGTGCTGGCCCAGGCCAAGGCGGATGGTTTCGACGCCCATGCCATCAGCTTTCGATATGGCCAGCGCCATGATGCCGAACTGAAAGCGGCCGAGCGGGTGGCTGAACAGCTGGGCGCGGCGAGTCACCGTACCGTGGGTCTGGATCTGGGCAGTCTGGGCGGTTCCGCGCTGACCGATGCCAGTCTAGCCGTGCCCGAGCAGCCGGGAACGGGTATTCCCGTGACTTACGTGCCGGCCCGCAACACCGTCTTTTTGTCCATTGCCATGGGCTGGGCCGAAATTCTGGATGCCGAGGCGATCTATATCGGGGTGAATGCCGTGGATTACAGTGGCTATCCGGATTGTCGCCCGGCCTTCATCGAGGCCTTTCAGAGTCTGGCGCGGGTGGCCACCAAGCAGGGCCTGGAAGGCCGAGCACCGGTCATAAAAACCCCGCTGATGGCCCAATCCAAGGCGGAGATTATTCGCCAGGGGATTGATCTGGGGGTGGATTACGGGCTCACTGTGAGCTGCTATCAGGCGGATGATTCAGGACGCGCCTGCGGCCGTTGCGATGCCTGCCGCTTCCGCCGCCAGGGTTTCGAGCAGGCCGGGATTCCCGATCCCACGTCCTATCAAACGGCTTCCTGA
- the tolQ gene encoding protein TolQ → MNNGDMSILALIAEASLLVQLVMLILVLASVASWAVMFRKHQMLKEAEEAAGRFEEAFWAGGDLSELYREVTERPDYLEGMEAIFEAGFAEFAAGRGRPGQTPSNAVESARRSMRIVHMREIDRLEDNLAFLATVGSTSPYIGLFGTVWGIMNSFRALGQVQQATLSMVAPGIAEALIATAMGLFAAIPAVIGYNRYANKVERLEVRFDTFVEEFCSILERNAHAE, encoded by the coding sequence ATGAATAATGGCGATATGTCCATTCTCGCCCTGATTGCCGAAGCCAGTCTGCTGGTTCAGCTGGTGATGCTGATCCTGGTGTTGGCTTCGGTGGCGTCCTGGGCGGTGATGTTTCGAAAGCATCAGATGCTCAAGGAAGCGGAAGAGGCCGCCGGTCGCTTTGAAGAGGCCTTTTGGGCCGGCGGTGATCTGAGCGAGCTGTATCGGGAAGTCACCGAACGCCCGGATTACCTGGAGGGAATGGAGGCTATCTTCGAGGCCGGCTTTGCCGAATTCGCGGCCGGACGGGGCCGACCGGGGCAGACGCCCAGCAATGCGGTAGAGAGTGCTCGGCGGTCCATGCGCATTGTGCATATGCGCGAGATAGATCGCCTGGAGGACAATCTGGCGTTTCTGGCCACGGTGGGTTCCACCAGCCCCTATATCGGCCTGTTTGGCACGGTCTGGGGCATCATGAACTCTTTCCGGGCCCTGGGCCAGGTCCAGCAGGCCACCCTGTCCATGGTGGCTCCCGGCATTGCCGAAGCCTTGATTGCCACCGCCATGGGCTTGTTCGCCGCGATTCCGGCGGTGATTGGCTACAACCGTTATGCCAATAAGGTGGAGCGCCTGGAAGTGCGCTTCGATACCTTCGTCGAGGAATTCTGCAGCATCCTCGAACGCAACGCCCACGCCGAGTGA
- the ruvB gene encoding Holliday junction branch migration DNA helicase RuvB yields MSEEDRLISPDIRSDDERFDRAIRPRRLDDYVGQAAVREQMGIFMEAARKRGDALDHTLIFGPPGLGKTTLANIIAEEMGANLRQTSGPVVERPGDLAALLTNLEPGDVLFVDEIHRLSPVVEEVLYPAMEDYQLDIVIGEGPAARSIKLDLPPFTLVGATTRAGLLTSPLRARFGIVQRLEFYDEAELAFIVKRSADILNLPVEEAGARQIASRSRGTPRVANRLLRRVRDFAEVKAEGRVTESVAQQAMDMLEVDPNGFDIMDRKLMLSIIEKFDGGPVGVDSLAAAIGEERGTIEDVIEPYLIQQGFMKRTARGRMATSSAWLHFGLKPPGHRPGEGEPDLFDDPQT; encoded by the coding sequence ATGAGTGAAGAAGATCGATTGATCAGTCCGGATATCCGCAGTGACGATGAGCGCTTCGACCGCGCCATCCGGCCTCGTCGTCTGGACGATTATGTCGGCCAGGCAGCCGTGCGCGAGCAGATGGGCATCTTCATGGAAGCAGCCCGAAAGCGCGGCGACGCCCTGGACCATACCCTGATCTTCGGCCCCCCAGGGCTGGGGAAGACCACCCTGGCCAATATCATTGCCGAGGAAATGGGCGCCAACCTGCGTCAGACCTCTGGTCCGGTGGTGGAGCGCCCCGGTGATCTGGCGGCTCTACTCACCAATCTGGAGCCCGGAGACGTGCTGTTCGTGGATGAAATCCACCGTCTCAGCCCAGTGGTGGAAGAAGTGCTGTATCCGGCCATGGAAGACTATCAGCTGGATATTGTCATCGGCGAAGGCCCGGCGGCTCGCTCCATCAAGCTGGATTTGCCTCCCTTTACCCTGGTAGGGGCGACGACCCGAGCCGGTTTGCTGACTTCGCCGCTTCGCGCCCGCTTTGGCATCGTCCAGCGTTTGGAATTCTATGATGAGGCGGAGCTGGCCTTCATTGTGAAACGCTCGGCGGATATTCTGAATTTGCCGGTGGAAGAGGCCGGGGCCCGCCAGATCGCCAGCCGCTCCCGAGGCACCCCCCGAGTGGCCAACCGCCTGTTGCGGCGGGTGCGCGATTTTGCCGAGGTCAAGGCGGAGGGCCGGGTCACAGAATCCGTGGCCCAGCAGGCCATGGATATGCTGGAAGTGGACCCCAACGGCTTCGACATCATGGATCGCAAGCTGATGCTTTCCATCATCGAGAAGTTTGATGGCGGGCCGGTGGGGGTGGACAGCCTGGCGGCGGCCATCGGGGAAGAGCGGGGCACCATCGAGGATGTGATCGAGCCCTACCTGATTCAGCAGGGTTTTATGAAGCGCACCGCGCGGGGACGCATGGCCACATCCTCCGCCTGGCTTCATTTTGGCCTCAAGCCGCCCGGTCATCGTCCCGGTGAGGGTGAACCGGATCTGTTTGATGATCCGCAGACGTAG
- the ruvC gene encoding crossover junction endodeoxyribonuclease RuvC gives MDNTARRILGIDPGSVKTGWAVVDAQGNQLRHVDSGHIEAGKGDFPDRLRLIFEGIRAVVERCQPTAVAVERVFVARNADSAIKLGQARGAAICGALQAQLPVAEYSASEIKQAVVGSGRAAKEQVQHMVAMLLGIREKLQSDQADALAVAVCHAHTEASALTLAQRSLATGRRGRRA, from the coding sequence ATGGATAACACGGCGCGCCGTATTCTGGGGATTGATCCGGGCTCGGTGAAAACCGGCTGGGCGGTGGTAGATGCCCAGGGGAATCAGCTCCGACATGTGGACAGTGGTCATATCGAGGCTGGCAAGGGCGATTTTCCGGATCGACTGCGGCTGATTTTCGAAGGGATCAGGGCGGTGGTGGAGCGGTGCCAGCCGACGGCGGTGGCCGTGGAGCGAGTGTTTGTGGCCCGCAATGCGGATTCGGCCATCAAGCTTGGCCAGGCCCGGGGGGCTGCCATCTGTGGTGCCCTGCAGGCTCAATTGCCGGTGGCCGAGTACTCCGCCAGTGAAATCAAGCAGGCAGTGGTGGGCAGCGGGCGAGCGGCCAAGGAACAGGTTCAGCACATGGTGGCCATGCTGCTCGGCATTCGGGAAAAGCTGCAGTCCGACCAGGCCGATGCCTTGGCGGTGGCGGTTTGCCACGCCCATACCGAGGCATCGGCTCTGACCCTGGCCCAGCGCAGTCTGGCCACCGGACGACGAGGAAGAAGGGCATGA
- the ruvA gene encoding Holliday junction branch migration protein RuvA produces the protein MIGFLRGTLAAKQPPQLLIDVNGVGYEVEAPMSTFYSLPETGSPVELLTHLVVRDDAHILFGFLTQGERRLFRDLIKVSGVGAKMALGVLSGISASEFAQCVQDRDITKLTKLPGIGKKTAERLVVEMRDRISLSGIERTTAVPAASQGPVQPADEAFDALVALGYKPREASRMIAAVDHRELNSEEIIRQALRGAAK, from the coding sequence ATGATCGGTTTTCTCCGAGGGACATTGGCGGCCAAACAGCCGCCCCAGTTGCTGATTGACGTCAATGGGGTGGGGTATGAGGTGGAAGCACCCATGTCCACGTTTTATAGTCTGCCGGAGACTGGCAGCCCCGTGGAGCTTTTGACTCATCTGGTGGTGCGGGATGATGCCCATATCCTGTTCGGTTTTCTCACCCAGGGTGAGCGTCGCCTCTTTCGGGACCTGATCAAGGTCAGCGGGGTAGGTGCCAAAATGGCCCTGGGGGTTTTGTCCGGCATATCGGCGTCGGAATTTGCCCAGTGCGTCCAGGACCGGGATATTACCAAGCTCACCAAGCTGCCCGGCATCGGTAAAAAAACCGCCGAGCGATTGGTGGTGGAGATGCGAGACCGGATCAGCCTGTCCGGCATTGAGCGAACGACGGCAGTCCCCGCGGCCAGCCAGGGCCCCGTCCAGCCGGCCGACGAGGCCTTTGATGCCCTGGTGGCCCTGGGCTATAAACCCCGGGAGGCCTCTCGCATGATCGCCGCAGTAGACCATAGAGAACTCAACAGCGAAGAAATTATCCGACAGGCCCTGCGGGGCGCGGCCAAGTGA
- a CDS encoding YebC/PmpR family DNA-binding transcriptional regulator: MAGHSKWSNIKHRKGAQDAKRAKIFTRLIREITVAAREGGDPASNPRLRLAIDKALGSNMPKDKIEKAVAKGTGEDGGDALEEVRYEGYAPGGVAIMVDCMTDNRNRTVSEVRHAFSKHGGNLGEDGSVSYLFSQQGVLSYPAGTGEDRVMEAALEAGAEDIVNHEDGSIELVTTPEDYSDVKAAMEAQDLAPEQAEVTMRPSTSIELSLEEGEKVLKLLDRLEDLDDVQTVYSNADFPEALFDEEQEAG; encoded by the coding sequence ATGGCCGGTCATAGTAAATGGTCCAATATCAAGCATCGCAAGGGCGCTCAGGATGCCAAGCGGGCCAAGATTTTCACGCGCCTGATCCGGGAGATTACCGTTGCCGCCCGTGAAGGGGGCGATCCGGCGTCCAATCCCCGCCTGCGTCTGGCCATCGACAAGGCCTTGGGAAGCAATATGCCCAAGGACAAGATCGAAAAGGCCGTCGCCAAGGGCACCGGCGAGGATGGCGGTGATGCCTTGGAAGAGGTCCGTTACGAGGGCTATGCCCCGGGCGGTGTGGCCATCATGGTGGATTGCATGACCGACAACCGTAATCGTACCGTCTCCGAGGTTCGTCATGCCTTTTCCAAGCATGGCGGCAACCTGGGCGAGGATGGTTCGGTGTCCTATCTTTTCAGTCAGCAGGGCGTGTTGAGCTATCCTGCCGGAACCGGCGAGGACCGGGTCATGGAAGCGGCTTTGGAGGCCGGTGCGGAGGACATCGTCAATCACGAGGATGGCAGCATTGAGCTGGTTACCACGCCGGAAGATTATTCCGATGTGAAGGCGGCCATGGAAGCCCAGGATCTGGCGCCCGAGCAGGCGGAGGTTACCATGCGCCCCTCCACCTCCATTGAACTGTCTCTGGAAGAAGGGGAGAAGGTCCTCAAGCTGCTGGATCGTCTGGAAGACCTGGATGATGTTCAAACCGTCTATTCCAATGCCGACTTCCCCGAGGCCCTGTTTGATGAAGAACAGGAGGCCGGCTGA
- the pal gene encoding peptidoglycan-associated lipoprotein Pal → MKSVFRNGLAIACLAFLLGACGTTEVTEDDDWEDDERQTRDTRDDADLDGLRDDEWGEFRELDDPDSPLSERIVYFDFDQYDVKDDYRDLVREHARYLRDRDELRVRLEGHTDERGSREYNVGLGDRRAQAVKRMLVLHGVSEDQIRTVSYGEERPAVDESNEEAWAQNRRVELDYMR, encoded by the coding sequence CTGAAAAGCGTTTTTCGCAATGGCCTGGCCATTGCCTGCCTGGCGTTCCTGCTGGGTGCTTGCGGCACGACGGAAGTGACCGAGGATGATGATTGGGAGGACGATGAGCGTCAGACCCGGGACACCCGGGATGACGCGGATCTGGACGGTCTGCGGGACGATGAGTGGGGGGAGTTCCGGGAGCTGGATGATCCGGATAGCCCACTCTCCGAGCGCATCGTCTATTTCGATTTCGACCAGTACGATGTAAAAGACGATTATCGGGATCTGGTGCGCGAACATGCCCGTTACCTGCGTGATCGTGACGAACTGCGGGTTCGTCTGGAAGGCCATACGGACGAACGCGGCTCACGGGAGTACAATGTGGGTCTGGGTGATCGTCGGGCCCAGGCGGTCAAGCGCATGCTGGTACTCCATGGTGTCTCCGAGGACCAGATCCGCACCGTCAGCTATGGTGAAGAACGCCCGGCGGTGGATGAGAGCAACGAAGAGGCCTGGGCGCAGAACCGCCGGGTCGAACTGGATTATATGCGGTGA
- a CDS encoding YfaZ family outer membrane protein, whose protein sequence is MFKVLKIITISFFLLGSGPVAALTLDLNLSDESAELKVANQGGILETQFSWIHEQDHGDVLGLALHMVDDANPGGSRLDMGIGGRVLAVDTPGPDGLALAIGGYFRYTIPNMNRLGIGGDLYHAPSIVSGGDLERYTQWAIRGEYQILRQANVYLGYRQVRPDFGGGSETLDSGIHVGLRLNF, encoded by the coding sequence ATGTTCAAGGTACTGAAAATCATAACCATTTCTTTTTTCCTGCTGGGCTCGGGCCCGGTTGCTGCGCTGACCCTGGATCTCAATCTCAGCGATGAGTCTGCTGAGCTCAAGGTCGCCAATCAGGGTGGCATACTGGAAACCCAGTTCAGCTGGATTCACGAACAGGATCACGGTGATGTGCTGGGCTTGGCCTTGCACATGGTGGATGACGCCAATCCGGGTGGCTCCCGCCTCGACATGGGTATCGGTGGCCGCGTGCTGGCCGTGGATACCCCGGGCCCGGATGGTTTGGCCCTGGCCATCGGCGGCTATTTCCGATACACCATTCCCAACATGAATCGTCTCGGCATTGGGGGTGATCTCTACCACGCCCCGTCCATTGTTTCCGGCGGGGATCTGGAGCGCTATACCCAGTGGGCGATCCGGGGTGAGTACCAAATATTGCGCCAGGCCAATGTCTATCTAGGTTATCGGCAGGTTCGTCCTGACTTCGGGGGCGGCTCCGAGACCTTGGACTCGGGGATTCACGTGGGCTTGCGCCTTAATTTCTAA
- the tolB gene encoding Tol-Pal system beta propeller repeat protein TolB, with the protein MNRCRWMSIYGWLVLCLLSLPVSADVLRVDITSGVDAAEPVAVAPFQWTGSGELDEDVAEILRDNLRRSGRFDPLAVSDMPERPGLDTTPSFSQWRGAGVDNLIVGEIREDGDRLDIRFRVFDVHRGEQLLGYSLPTRPDRLRRAAHQISDMIYERLTGQAGAFNTRLAYVQTEHRGDRERFHLVVSDSDGFNPRRILSSPQPIMSPTWSPSGDRLAYVSFENRRSEIFVQELSSGERESVSAQDGINGAPAFSPDGRYLAMALSTGEGGPDLHVLDLDNGELQRLTRSRSIDTEPVWFPDGDRLAFTSDRGGAPQIYSVNRDGSNVRRITFDGNYNARPTLSPDGRYMAMIHRGDQPGFRIAVHDFERRRLRVVGEGRSDESPSFAPNGAMIIYAARENRQGTLAAVSTDGRVRQSLGASEGNVREPAWSPRLDSVDRDAIERD; encoded by the coding sequence ATGAATCGCTGTCGATGGATGTCGATCTACGGATGGTTGGTCCTGTGTCTGCTCAGCCTGCCTGTGTCGGCGGATGTATTGCGGGTGGATATCACCTCCGGTGTGGATGCGGCCGAACCCGTGGCGGTGGCCCCCTTTCAGTGGACCGGCTCGGGAGAGCTGGACGAGGATGTGGCCGAGATTTTGCGAGACAATCTCCGCCGCAGTGGTCGTTTTGATCCCCTTGCTGTATCCGACATGCCCGAGCGTCCCGGCTTGGATACCACGCCCAGTTTTTCCCAGTGGCGTGGTGCCGGCGTGGACAACTTGATTGTCGGTGAGATCCGAGAGGATGGGGATCGCCTGGATATTCGTTTCCGGGTCTTCGATGTCCATCGCGGGGAGCAACTGCTAGGCTACAGCTTGCCCACCCGTCCGGATCGACTTCGCCGGGCCGCCCATCAGATCAGTGACATGATCTATGAGCGTCTGACCGGCCAAGCGGGGGCGTTCAATACCCGCTTGGCTTATGTTCAAACAGAACATCGGGGTGACCGCGAGCGTTTTCATTTGGTGGTCTCTGATTCCGATGGCTTTAATCCCCGGCGGATCCTCAGTTCACCCCAGCCAATCATGTCGCCCACCTGGTCACCCAGCGGTGACCGCTTGGCTTATGTGTCTTTCGAGAACCGGCGTTCGGAAATATTCGTGCAGGAATTAAGTAGTGGCGAGCGCGAATCGGTCTCGGCCCAGGATGGCATCAATGGGGCCCCAGCCTTCTCACCGGATGGCCGATACCTGGCCATGGCCCTGAGTACCGGCGAGGGGGGGCCGGATTTGCACGTGCTGGATCTGGACAACGGCGAGCTGCAGCGACTGACTCGTAGCCGGTCCATCGATACCGAGCCGGTCTGGTTCCCCGATGGGGATCGCCTGGCTTTCACCTCGGACCGGGGTGGGGCGCCACAGATTTATTCGGTGAACCGGGACGGCAGCAATGTGCGCCGGATCACTTTTGACGGGAACTATAATGCTCGCCCGACTCTCTCTCCCGATGGCCGCTACATGGCCATGATTCATCGCGGAGACCAGCCAGGATTTCGGATCGCCGTGCATGATTTCGAGCGTCGGCGCTTGCGTGTGGTGGGCGAAGGCCGTAGTGACGAGTCCCCGAGCTTTGCCCCCAACGGGGCCATGATCATCTATGCGGCCCGTGAGAATCGTCAGGGCACCCTGGCGGCGGTGTCCACCGATGGCCGTGTTCGGCAAAGCCTGGGGGCCAGTGAGGGAAATGTCAGGGAACCGGCCTGGTCACCGCGACTGGATTCGGTGGATCGTGATGCGATAGAGCGGGATTGA
- the queE gene encoding 7-carboxy-7-deazaguanine synthase QueE, protein MRKTGANALARADRVRITEIFHSLQGESRTVGLPTVFVRLTGCPLRCVYCDTEYAFHGGEWRGIDEVCRTVANYATHHVTVTGGEPLAQFNADRLIHALADAGHEVSVETSGAMDISVLDERIVRVMDIKTPGSGEMARNRWENLDLLRPHDQIKFVICDRADYEWSRDLFRSKVLNKRCEVLFSPEHEGVKPADLADWILEDRLPVRFQLQLHKYLWGDEPGR, encoded by the coding sequence ATGAGGAAAACCGGCGCAAACGCCCTGGCGAGGGCCGACCGGGTGCGGATTACCGAGATCTTCCATTCCCTGCAGGGTGAATCGAGAACCGTGGGCTTGCCTACGGTTTTCGTGCGTCTGACCGGTTGTCCGCTGCGTTGCGTCTATTGTGACACCGAGTACGCCTTCCACGGCGGAGAATGGCGGGGCATCGATGAGGTTTGTCGAACGGTGGCCAATTACGCAACCCATCACGTCACCGTGACCGGCGGGGAGCCCCTAGCCCAGTTCAATGCCGATCGCCTGATTCATGCCCTGGCGGATGCAGGCCACGAAGTCTCGGTGGAGACCAGCGGCGCCATGGATATCAGTGTCCTGGATGAGCGCATTGTTCGGGTGATGGATATCAAGACGCCGGGTTCAGGGGAGATGGCTCGTAATCGCTGGGAGAATCTGGACCTGCTCCGGCCCCATGATCAGATCAAATTCGTGATCTGTGACCGGGCCGATTACGAATGGAGCCGGGATCTATTCCGGAGCAAGGTGCTGAACAAGCGGTGCGAGGTGTTGTTCTCGCCCGAGCATGAAGGGGTGAAACCAGCCGACTTGGCGGACTGGATCCTGGAAGATCGTCTCCCGGTTCGCTTTCAGCTACAACTGCACAAATACCTCTGGGGAGATGAGCCAGGCCGATGA
- a CDS encoding energy transducer TonB: MTPQEHQSWRKPILVSALLHLLLGSTLLLSLERDEPIPEDAAEAPGEVIQATSIDATELDAAQETLAVRERQREEAAREAAREAERRAAEEESARQAAAEEQRRQEEAEQQRQEEEARRQAEAEEQRRQEAEEQRRQEEEAERQRQEEEARREAEEEERRQAEEEERRRQEEEAERRQQEAEEAMRRAAEEEAERRAEAERQRRVQSLTAEYAAEVRSHVERHWIRPAEVPSDLECVVTANLIPGGDVSNVRVSQCDAPASVVRSIETAVYRAAPMPTPPEELSIREFQFVFRGD, encoded by the coding sequence GTGACGCCGCAAGAGCATCAGAGCTGGCGAAAGCCGATTCTGGTATCTGCGCTGCTGCATCTGCTACTGGGCAGCACGCTGCTGTTGTCGCTGGAGCGGGATGAACCCATTCCCGAAGATGCCGCCGAGGCCCCGGGGGAGGTGATCCAGGCCACCAGTATTGATGCGACAGAGCTGGATGCCGCCCAGGAAACCCTGGCGGTCCGGGAGCGACAGCGGGAGGAGGCCGCCCGTGAGGCGGCCCGGGAGGCCGAGCGCCGGGCCGCCGAGGAAGAATCGGCCCGCCAGGCGGCTGCTGAAGAGCAGCGCCGCCAGGAAGAGGCTGAACAGCAGCGTCAGGAAGAAGAGGCCCGTCGCCAGGCTGAGGCCGAGGAACAACGGCGCCAGGAGGCCGAGGAACAGCGTCGTCAGGAAGAAGAGGCCGAGCGTCAACGCCAGGAGGAAGAGGCCCGCCGCGAGGCGGAGGAGGAAGAACGCCGCCAGGCTGAGGAAGAAGAACGCCGCCGTCAGGAGGAGGAAGCCGAACGTCGGCAGCAGGAAGCCGAAGAAGCCATGCGCCGCGCCGCCGAGGAAGAGGCCGAGCGACGGGCGGAGGCGGAACGACAGCGTCGGGTTCAGAGTCTTACCGCTGAGTATGCGGCAGAGGTGCGCAGTCATGTGGAGCGACACTGGATTCGGCCGGCCGAGGTGCCTTCGGATCTGGAGTGCGTGGTGACGGCCAACTTGATTCCCGGTGGGGATGTGAGCAATGTGCGGGTAAGCCAGTGCGATGCGCCGGCCTCGGTGGTACGGTCCATTGAAACGGCGGTCTATCGGGCCGCCCCCATGCCCACGCCACCGGAAGAGCTTTCCATTCGGGAGTTCCAATTCGTATTTCGGGGAGATTAA
- the tolR gene encoding protein TolR, which translates to MASGRRNKRRMMGEINVVPYIDVMLVLLIIFMVTAPLLIQGVDVDLPSMDAEPIDPDELQDTQPITVTVDREGAYFISIGQGDDQQVDADQLLDIVAEALDERPDSPVYVRGDRNVNYGRVMEAMTMLRSAGAPSVGLITEPPGEVAGGEGA; encoded by the coding sequence ATGGCATCAGGCAGACGCAACAAGCGGCGCATGATGGGCGAGATCAATGTGGTGCCCTACATTGATGTGATGCTGGTGTTGCTGATCATCTTCATGGTCACCGCCCCCCTGTTGATCCAGGGGGTGGATGTGGACCTGCCCAGCATGGACGCCGAGCCCATTGATCCGGATGAGCTGCAGGATACCCAACCCATTACCGTGACGGTGGATCGGGAAGGGGCCTATTTCATTAGTATCGGTCAGGGAGACGACCAGCAAGTGGATGCCGACCAATTGCTGGATATCGTGGCCGAGGCCCTGGATGAGCGCCCGGACAGTCCCGTCTATGTACGTGGGGACCGTAATGTGAACTATGGCCGGGTGATGGAGGCCATGACCATGCTGCGCTCCGCGGGCGCTCCCAGTGTAGGGCTGATTACCGAGCCGCCCGGGGAAGTTGCGGGAGGTGAAGGCGCGTGA
- the ybgC gene encoding tol-pal system-associated acyl-CoA thioesterase gives MLSAPFEWPVRVYYEDTDVGGVVYYANYLRFMERARTEWLRSLGFEQDRLIRDEGVLFAVTSAQINYRAPARFNDLLHVTARISEQRRSRIVFEQAVYRVEDGQHLTDGVIKVACLDAERFRPRPLPESMQRIFFDE, from the coding sequence ATCTTGTCTGCGCCATTCGAGTGGCCCGTTCGGGTCTATTACGAAGATACCGATGTGGGTGGAGTGGTGTATTACGCCAACTACCTGCGATTCATGGAACGGGCGCGTACCGAATGGTTACGCAGCCTGGGTTTTGAACAGGATCGGTTAATCCGGGACGAGGGTGTGCTGTTTGCCGTGACCTCGGCCCAGATCAATTACCGGGCACCCGCCCGTTTCAATGATCTGCTGCATGTGACCGCCCGGATCAGCGAGCAGCGTCGCTCCCGTATTGTGTTTGAACAAGCCGTCTACCGGGTGGAAGACGGCCAGCATCTTACTGATGGGGTCATCAAGGTTGCATGCCTGGATGCGGAACGTTTCCGGCCCCGTCCCCTGCCTGAATCAATGCAAAGGATCTTCTTCGATGAATAA
- the ybgF gene encoding tol-pal system protein YbgF codes for MQLKNSLWVGLLSATLVLTGCAALAPEDDEQAQRLDELEDRLSQLERLVDSDSLVNLASQLDEVQAELRGMRGEIENLDYQLDGTAERQREIYLDVDRRLRRLEVGGAPEADQVPDVHLGQTPTDTPSEEGDPQAAYEEAFGLLRDGRYDAAGEAFEAFLEDHEDSDLGPNARYWLGEVHYVTRDYEQATAEFQRVLDDYPESNKLADSKLKLAFSYYELERWDEARDLLGEVRENYPDSSAARLANSRLNRMDEEGR; via the coding sequence ATGCAACTGAAAAATTCCCTGTGGGTGGGCCTGCTGTCCGCCACCCTGGTGTTGACGGGCTGTGCGGCCCTTGCCCCGGAAGATGATGAGCAAGCGCAGCGTCTGGATGAGCTGGAAGATCGCCTGTCCCAGCTTGAGCGCCTCGTGGATAGTGACAGTCTGGTGAATCTGGCCAGTCAACTGGATGAAGTGCAGGCTGAGCTGCGTGGCATGCGGGGCGAGATAGAGAACCTGGATTACCAGCTGGACGGAACCGCTGAACGTCAGCGGGAAATCTATCTGGATGTGGACCGCCGTTTGCGTCGCCTGGAGGTGGGGGGCGCACCGGAGGCGGATCAGGTGCCCGATGTGCATCTGGGGCAGACACCCACTGATACACCCAGTGAAGAAGGCGATCCACAGGCGGCTTATGAGGAAGCCTTTGGCCTCTTGCGGGATGGCCGTTATGACGCAGCGGGGGAGGCATTTGAGGCTTTTCTCGAGGACCATGAGGATTCCGATCTGGGTCCCAACGCCCGTTATTGGCTCGGTGAAGTCCATTATGTGACCCGGGATTACGAGCAGGCCACGGCCGAGTTCCAGCGAGTGCTGGACGATTATCCCGAATCCAACAAATTGGCCGATTCCAAGCTCAAGCTGGCTTTCTCCTACTATGAGCTGGAGCGCTGGGATGAAGCCCGGGACCTGTTGGGGGAAGTGCGGGAGAACTATCCGGACAGCTCCGCCGCTCGCCTGGCCAATAGTCGCCTCAACCGCATGGACGAGGAAGGCCGCTGA